The following proteins are co-located in the Apium graveolens cultivar Ventura chromosome 5, ASM990537v1, whole genome shotgun sequence genome:
- the LOC141661797 gene encoding cationic peroxidase 1-like — protein sequence MITSLSLFLHLKLPVIICMAGSSSPTYSCSKSGLCFIIISCVCVGLASSQLSSTFYSTSCPNALSIINSAVTSAINTEARMGASLLRLHFHDCFVNGCDGSVLLDDTANFTGEKTAATNSGSIRGFDVVDTIKTNLETSCAGVVSCADILAVAARDSVVALGGTSWTVLLGRRDSTSASLSAVNLPGPGSSLSNLISSFSNKGFTTKEMVALSGSHSIGQARCQNFRNRIYNEANINPSYATTLKANCPRSGGNNNPDALDSGSATSFDTSYFTNLISQKGLLHSDQVLFNNGSTDAQVRAYSTNQATFLTDFANAMVKMGNLSPLTGTSGQIRINCRKTN from the exons ATGATCACTAGTCTTTCTCTATTTTTGCATTTAAAACTACCAGTGATTATCTGCATGGCTGGGTCATCATCACCAACTTATAGTTGTTCAAAATCAGGCTTGTGTTTCATTATTATAAGTTGTGTGTGTGTTGGCTTAGCTTCCTCTCAGTTGTCTTCTACATTTTACTCGACTTCGTGCCCGAATGCACTTTCTATCATCAATTCTGCTGTGACCTCTGCTATAAATACGGAGGCTCGCATGGGAGCTTCTTTGCTTCGCCTTCATTTCCACGACTGTTTTGTTAAT GGTTGTGATGGATCGGTTTTATTAGACGATACGGCAAACTTCACTGGAGAGAAAACTGCAGCAACAAATTCAGGATCCATAAGAGGTTTTGATGTTGTGGATACAATTAAGACTAACCTGGAGACTTCCTGCGCCGGAGTTGTATCTTGTGCTGATATCTTAGCTGTCGCTGCTCGGGATTCGGTTGTTGCG CTTGGAGGAACTAGTTGGACAGTGCTGTTGGGTCGAAGAGACTCCACCAGTGCTAGTCTGAGTGCCGTTAACCTTCCCGGGCCTGGTTCCAGTCTCAGCAATCTTATTTCTTCCTTCTCCAATAAGGGTTTTACTACCAAAGAAATGGTGGCTCTTTCTG GAAGTCACTCAATAGGTCAAGCCAGGTGCCAAAATTTCAGAAACCGCATATACAATGAAGCAAACATCAACCCCTCATACGCCACAACCTTGAAAGCAAACTGTCCTAGGAGTGGTGGAAACAACAATCCAGATGCTCTTGACTCTGGAAGCGCAACATCATTTGATACCTCTTACTTCACCAATTTGATAAGCCAGAAGGGTCTTTTACATTCTGATCAGGTGCTCTTTAATAATGGTTCTACTGATGCTCAGGTTAGAGCTTACAGTACAAACCAAGCCACCTTCTTGACCGACTTTGCCAACGCTATGGTGAAAATGGGAAATCTTAGCCCACTCACCGGCACTAGTGGTCAGATCAGGATAAACTGCAGAAAAACCAACTAA